In one Dermochelys coriacea isolate rDerCor1 chromosome 20, rDerCor1.pri.v4, whole genome shotgun sequence genomic region, the following are encoded:
- the MISP3 gene encoding uncharacterized protein MISP3 has translation MFNSPVCAQGRGGAPGAALATGSSRALAVPGCAGWRLAERVSLAQRPGINRRARGAPGPSWCSRPGVRGSGQVGSEGLAPGNGDAPNTRRNVSLESPSLALMATEAVSLPPSAPEECQGDAPTGLCPAGEGMDVPGKEHRPGEGGIDPVIAQEREPGAPKPPGTTGQDEAPTHGQSPAASGEEGNQADHRGACPTPPVQPHPADASGQPACGGENSNVVFGDPPDATPSSEPPQAANVHGQASPGEPKLSASSEQGCQESTEAAGTETGEEKAPSPHGDKSPATSPGSEQPAEESEKDPRLAGEQGPLTLGRAGAQGGQDASCPLKPDGMPVPGGPLLAPGDLAPCSQQGAAGARPEAAVPRSPVATGDSSGPAHLASDGSWEPGGGEGQREGPAGSSAGGAGDNNKPRGEVGAGAVVESEPNEVPPSAAGPRETSPGGDGAREPDGAEDLGGAAGPTDTRDLTGTKDPASPPETAGATDLASEDPAAPSDRGSAAAPTGADTQTSAGDPTGAKDPGAASEQKGESMENGDPSSDGEASPALKLGSETPIEREIRLHQEREETLRRQRGLASSRDTQQYVEVRMKPILSQAQPPAQLPKEKERQWAGAQMQREIQRERLREEDLMQLGKVRGTYDRGTHQELQEKKMLFEQQPNPEPPSPRKPARVTCGSSAKTPRDQGPRGPSFAEANSRANMVILEPSTLLRPSLGRQATLERSPSAQGNPFFRLRSRSPQSRLELEVQEAQKREQELQKQRHSLYGWDLPGDAQWAADGEEPRRSRPERPSCGKLDVTWPPRALLESPQENGLDQVEKSPRSLRQKSALIQRWESGAVSNPESQE, from the exons ATGTTTAATAGCCCCGTGTGTGCTCAGGGCCGGGGAGGGGCGCCGGGGGCCGCGCTCGCCACGGGCAGCTCCCGGGCCTTGGCCGTCCCGGGCTGCGCCGGCTGGAGATTAGCGGAGCGCGTGTCATTGGCTCAGCGGCCGGGGATAAATCGCAGGGCCCGCGGGGCACCGGGACCTTCCTGGTGCAGCCGCCCAGGGGTGCGCGGCTCGGGCCAGGTGGGCAGCGAGGGGCTGGCACCGGGAAACGGGGACGCCCCCAACACCCGCAGAAAC GTTTCGCTGGAGagtcccagcctggccctgatggCAACGGAAGCCGTGTCCctgccaccctctgccccagaggaGTGCCAGGGGGATGCCCCCACTGGCCTGtgcccagctggggagggcaTGGATGTCCCTGGGAAGGAGCACAGGCCAGGGGAAGGTGGCATTGACCCCGTCATTGCACAAGAGAGGGAGCCTGGGGCACCCAAGCCCCCTGGCACCACTGGCCAGGACGAGGCCCCAACACACGGACAGTCCCCTGCTgcctcaggggaggagggcaaCCAGGCTGATCACCGTGGCGCCTGCCCCACTCCCCCGGTGCAGCCACACCCTGCTGATGCCTCAGGCCAGCCAGCCTGCGGAGGGGAGAACAGCAATGTTGTCTTTGGTGACCCCCCCGATGCCACCCCCTCCTCGGAGCCACCTCAAGCTGCCAACGTCCATGGCCAAGCAAGCCCCGGGGAGCCAAAGCTGAGTGCCAGCTCTGAGCAGGGCTGCCAGGAGAGCACTGAGGCAGCGGGCACAGAGACGGGCGAGGAGAAGGCCCCCAGCCCGCATGGGGACAAGTCACCAGCCACCAGCCCGGGgtcagagcagccagcagaggagTCCGAAAAGGATCCCCGGCTGGCTGGGGAACAGGGACCTCTGACACTGGGCCGCGCTGGTGCCCAGGGGGGCCAGGATGCCAGCTGCCCACTGAAGCCGGATGGCATGCCGGTGCCAGGAGGACCTTTGCTGGCACCGGGGGACCTTGCCCCttgcagccagcagggggcagcaggcgCCAGGCCTGAGGCGGCAGTGCCAAGGTCTCCCGTGGCAACTGGTGACTCCTCTGGGCCTGCCCACCTGGCAAGCGATGGCAGCTGGGAGCCGGGGGGCGGGGAAGGCCAGAGGGAGGGACCAGCTGGCAGCTCAGCAGGTGGAGCCGGTGACAACAATAAACCCCGGGGTGAGGTCGGAGCCGGGGCTGTGGTGGAATCTGAGCCGAACGAGGTGCCACCCAGCGCTGCCGGGCCCCGAGAGACCTCGCCCGGGGGAGACGGTGCCAGGGAACCAGATGGTGCTGAAGATCTGGGTGGTGCTGCAGGTCCAACGGATACCAGGGATCTGACTGGTACCAAAGATCCAGCCAGTCCGCCAGAGACAGCCGGTGCCACAGATCTGGCCAGTGAAGATCCAGCTGCCCCCAGCGATCGGGGCAGTGCGGCAGCTCCAACCGGTGCCGACACGCAGACCAGTGCTGGGGACCCAACTGGGGCCAAAGATCCAGGAGCTGCCTCGGAGCAGAAGGGGGAGAGCATGGAGAATGGGGACCCCTCCAGTGATGGCGAAGCCTCTCCAGCCCTGAAGCTGGGCAGCGAGACCCCCATCGAGCGGGAGATCCGGTTGCACCAGGAAAGGGAGGAGACCCTGAGGCGGCAGCGGGGCCTGGCCAGCTCGCGGGACACCCAGCAGTATGTGGAGGTGCGGATGAAGCCCATCTTGAGCCAGGCGCAGCCACCCGCCCAGTTGCCCAAGGAGAAGGAGCGCCAGTGGGCCGGGGCCCAGATGCAGCGGGAGATCCAGCGGGAGAGGCTCCGTGAGGAAGACCTGATGCAGCTGGGCAAGGTGCGGGGCACCTACGACCGGGGCAcccaccaggagctgcaggagaagaAGATGCTCTTTGAGCAGCAGCCCAACCCcgagcccccttcccccaggaagCCAGCGAGGGTCACCTGCGGCAGCAGTGCCAAGACCccccgagatcagggcccccgtGGACCATCCTTCGCCGAGGCCAACAGCCGGGCCAACATGGTCATCCTGGAGCCCAGCACCCTGCTGCGCCCCAGCCTCGGCCGCCAGGCCACTCTGGAGCGGAGCCCCTCGGCCCAGGGCAACCCCTTCTTCAGACTGCGCTCCAGGAGCCCCCAGTCCCGGCTGGAGTTGGAGGTGCAGGAGGCCCAGAAGAGGGAACAGGAGCtgcagaaacagaggcacagtcTGTACGGCTGGGACCTGCCCGGCGATGCCCAGTGGGCGGCTGATGGGGAGGAGCCGCGCCGCAGCCGGCCAG AGAGACCATCCTGTGGGAAGCTCGATGTGACCTGGCCTCCCCGAGCCCTGTTGGAGAGCCCCCAGGAGAATGGGCTGGACCAG